A stretch of Myxocyprinus asiaticus isolate MX2 ecotype Aquarium Trade chromosome 42, UBuf_Myxa_2, whole genome shotgun sequence DNA encodes these proteins:
- the LOC127432882 gene encoding superoxide dismutase [Cu-Zn]-like: protein MEPKRAVCVLKGTGEVTGTVYFDQADDKAPVKVSGEITGLTEGKHGFHVHAFGDNTNGCISAGLHYNPHNKNHGGPEDEERHVGDLGNVRAGDDGVAKIDIVDKQLTLHGQHSIIGRTMVIHEKEDDCGKGGNEESLKTGNAGGRLACGVIGITQ, encoded by the exons ATGGAACCAAAAAGGGCTGTTTGCGTGCTCAAAGGCACCGGGGAAGTGACCGGCACCGTCTATTTCGACCAAGCG GATGACAAAGCTCCAGTGAAGGTCTCGGGTGAAATTACTGGCCTTACAGAAGGGAAGCATGGCTTCCACGTCCATGCTTTTGGAGACAACACAAATG GCTGTATCAGTGCAGGACTGCACTACAACCCACACAATAAGAATCACGGTGGACCTGAGGATGAAGAGAG ACACGTTGGTGACCTTGGTAATGTAAGAGCTGGTGATGATGGTGTTGCAAAAATTGACATTGTGGACAAACAGCTGACACTGCATGGCCAACACTCCATCATTGGAAGGACCATGGTG ATCCATGAGAAGGAGGATGACTGTGGAAAAGGAGGTAATGAGGAAAGTCTTAAAACTGGCAATGCTGGAGGTCGTCTGGCCTGTGGGGTCATAGGCATCACCCAGTGA